From the genome of Thiomicrorhabdus indica:
TCCGCACCTCGCCGAATAAATGGCTGAAGGAATTTTGCGTTTTTCTGCAATACTGTACGAACTTCCACTTCTGTCATAATCTTAAACTTCCAACCTTGCTGCTTGGTTTTACGCTTAAAAATGACATCCGGAAAATAGCGGCGGTGCTTACCGTTTTGATCCGTCCACTCTATCTTTACAGGCTGAACTTCAAACTCCAGCACATGGGAATCGAATTCAAGAAGTGTGATAAAATCGCGCTCCAGAGTGGATTCAAACATAGCCGAATCAATCGACTTGCTGGAAGCGTAAATTCCGGTGACATTACGATAGCTTTTCGGGATGCGTCTGACAGGCATATTATGCATCCAGTACAGTTTAATTTTGTATAGAAGTTACCTTGCTAATTCGATTGTAGTTCAGTACAAAATTATTTTGTAGAAAAAGATAAAAATGAGCACTTCCAGTACAAATTAATTATGGAAGTCATAAAAGCAAAAATTCAATTTAACCAACTTTAGAGAAGAGTTTGAACAAAATGGCAAATAACAGCATTCAACGTTTTTTATTTAAAGACCATGGCATTCGCGGCCAATTCGTTCAACTGACAGACAGTTGGCAATCCATGACTCATGAGCGCCATTACCCTGATGTCATTTCAAAGCTGTTAGGCGAATTGAGTTTAGTCGCCATTATTATGGCAAATGGGCTTAAACATAAAGGTCGCATTACTCTTCAAATCCAAGGCTCTGGCCCTGTGAACCTGCTTGTCGTTGAAGTGATGGACAACTTACTCATAAAAGGTGTTGCCAAAACCTCGCAAACGATTACCGATGAAACAACACTATCTGAATTACTCGGCAATGGGCAAATCCTTGCAACCCTAGAAAACTCTCAAACCAATCATCACTTCCAAAGCTATGTGAGTCGCGATGCTGAAACGGTCGCAGAATGTTTTGAAATTTTCTTCCAACAGTCAGAACAGCTTCAAACACGTGTTTTCCTTGCGGCAAATGAAAACTCTGCCGGCGGGTTAATTCTGCAAAAAATGCCTGAAACTGCCGAAACACAGGTAAGTTCAGATGACGATGCATGGAATCGTATTGAACATTTAACCTCAACAATCAGTGACGATGAGTTAACCTCCTTGGGTTGCGAAGAACTGCTACATCGACTTTACCACGAAGAAACTGTTGAGCTGTTTGAAGCTCGCGAGATTGAATATCATTGTCCTCAAGACTCATCAAAAATTGATGCCATGTTAAAAAGCTTGGGAGAGGAAGAAGTCCGAAAAATTCTTGAAGAGCAAGGAGAAATTGTCATTCACAATGAGATGTGCAATTTTCACGCACGCTACGACAAAGCTGCTGTGGATGAGCTTTTTGCTGGACAAGAATCCAAAAATACCAACGACTCTATTCAGTAGTCATAAGGGGAACCTCTGCTTGAATCCTATTGAAGTCACGCCCATAGGGGCTTAGCCAAATTTATCAGATTCAATCAGAGGTTTGATAGTGTAAAAGTTCTGAATTTAGCTAATGAATGGTAAAAAAATATTACCGGCCGGTAGCAAATGATTTGATTTCTAGAGAGTTTTGCACGTGTAAGAGATAAAGCATAAATTGAGAAAAAATTCGGTTGATCTAGGCAAAAAGTGCAGGGAATAGCTGGCTATTCGCAAGATGCCGCCCAACGGAAGTACCCTTGGGGTATAACAAAGCTCGGCAGGATTTTAGCCAATTTTGATTATTTATTATCTCGTGTTTATACCCGAAAGGGTGCAAAGCTCTCTTGTAATTAAATTTAAAAGCGCTTGGTTAATTCAAGCGTCTTTAATTCCAAATGCAATCCCTTCTGAAATATCCTCTAAGCCCTGCTGTAAGGCGAATAAACGGTCAACACCTAAAGCCACGCCTGAACAATCGGGCAACCCTTTTTGCTCCAAATCAGCGAGTAAATTTTCATCCAGAACAACTGGTGGCAACCCCTGTTCTTTGCGCATAGCAAGAGAGGCTTCAAAACGCTGGCGATACTCATTAGCATCAGCCAATTCATAATAACCATTGGCCAGTTCCATACCTTTGACGAAAACTTCAAATCGCTGAGCACACTGCGGGTTGTCAGTTGAAACTCGGGCTAAAGCTGCATCTCTGGCTGGAAAATCATTAATCACACAAATCCCTGATTTTCCTAGCTGTGGTTCTATGACTTCTGTCAGAACCAGCTGTTCCCACAAAACCTTATCATCTAACTCAACACCCACAATCTCTGGAACTTTATGAATTAAAAGTACTTCCCGACAATTCGCCGCAGTTGCACTAAAGATATCGTCAATTTGAGCGTATTTTGTGAACGTTTCACGATAAGTTAGTTGCTCAACATCATCACAAAGAGTCTCAGAACCAGAAAGTCTTGCTTGTATCAGAGCGACCACTTCATCAATCAGTTGTTGTAAATCAAAACCCAGTCGATACCACTCCAACATTGAAAATTCTATTTGATGACGAGGACTCAAATCCGAATCACGGAACACCTTTCCCAAGTAGAAACAATCTTCCACACCATCACATAGCAGCCGTTTCATTGGATATTCTGGTGATGTATGAAGGTAATAGTCTTTTAAGCCCTCACCAGGAATCTGAAGAGTCGTTCGTAAAGAACGCAAATGTAGATCAGGAGTAGCAGCTTGGGACAATATCGGAGTATCCACTTCAATCACCGCTCGTTCATAAAAAAACGCCCGCAGATCATGCAAGAACTGCGAGCGTTTTTTCAGTCTTTCAAACTTTGTCATCAACATTTGAACAACTTATTTAGCGCGAGAAACGTACTCACCTTTTTCAGTGTTGACGATGACCATCTCACCGATTTGAACAAATAGAGGAACTTGTACGACAGCACCTGTCGATAGCGTTGCTGGTTTACCGCCAGTTCCAGCCGTATCACCTTTCAAACCAGGATCCGTATCAACAACTTCCAGAGTCACTTGCTTTGGCGGCGTGACAGAAATCGGGTCACCATTCCAAAGAGTCACCACACACATATCTTGCTCAACTAGGAATTTACTAATATCCGCTACAGCAGCTTCAGAAGCTTGATACTGTTCAAAGGACTCTGCATCCATAAAATGCCAAAACTCGCCATCGTTATAAAGGTACTGTAGTTCAGTATCCATAACATCTGCTGCTTCAACTTTTTCACCCGATTTAAATGTTTTTTCTAACACTCGACCGGTAATCAAATTACGATATTTCACGCGGTTAAATGCTTGACCTTTACCAGGTTGAACAATCGTATTGTCAGTAATGGTACATGGCTGTCCGTCCATTAAGAATTTTAAGCCGTTTTTGAATTCGTTGGTGCTTACTGTTGCCATAACGCTTTCCAGATACTCTTAATTAAATTGCACGGCATTTTACCCTAAAACAGATTCGGTTTAAAATTCTTGGTTTGTAAAACTCAACCGGCCGGTAAATTATGCGTTCTAACGCCAAAGTCTCAAGCATCTCATTCGATCTCTTAAATTCCTCGCAAAAAAAGCAAGCAAAGCAATTACACCATTTACTGGCTGAAATTCAGTTACCCGAATTGGAAAACGATTGCCATTTGTCGGAATTCCCCCTGAAAGTCCCTAAACATTTTGCCAAACAAATTCAGCTTAAGAACCCTACTGACCCTTTGCTTCGACAAATTTTGCCCGTCAACCAAGAATTAGAAACAAACGAGCACTATAAAAAAGACCCAGTTGGCGATTTGGACAAAAACCCTTTACCTAGTCTTATCCACAAATACTATGGCCGAGTATTATTGATTGCGAGTCCAAAGTGTGACATTCATTGTCGCTACTGTTTCAGACGCCATTTTCCTTATGAAAATCAAAGTAACAATCGTGCTTGGCATCAAGCCATTGAATATATACAAGCAGACGACAGCATTCACGAAGTGATTTTGAGTGGTGGGGACCCGATGAGCCTATCAGAAAACGTTTTACTCAAGTTATCTCAAAAAATTGAGTCCATTCAACACGTCAAAACTTTACGAATTCACAGCCGAACGCCCGTGGTCTCGCCAACAGATGCCGCTCAGAAGGAATGGTTGGAATGGGCAAAAACGACCGCTCTCAATATTGTTCTGGTGGTGCACTGTAATCACTCCAATGAATTAAGCACACAAACTCATGAGCTTTTTAAGCGCTATCAACAGGCAGGACTTCATCTTTTAAATCAAACAGTTCTACTGCGATCAATCAATGATTCGGTCGACGTGCTTGAAAAACTCAGTCATGCCTTATTTGCTCAATCAGTCATGCCCTACTACCTGCATCAATTGGATAAAGTTCAAGGTGCTGCACATTTTCAAGTTGCGGATCAGGATGCATTGATTTTACACCAAGCGCTTCGTGAGCGCTTACCAGGTTATTTAGTGCCAAAACTCGTTCAAGAAGTCGCAGGAGAGCCCTTTAAGACTCCTCTTTACGAACTTGCTGATGAGAATGGGATTTAGCCCTTAAACTCAGTAAAAACTGCTGCATTTTGTCAAAGGCGGTGTGCAATCTCTCAGCATTGCTAGCTTCTGGCTCAAGCATTTGTATCAGCTCCGCAATCGCTTCAATGGTCGCTAAAGACTGATTGTTTTTCTGCTTTCGAATGTGATACGAAGAAGCTTTAGTTGGAAATATCGCTATTCTCGGCAAAACTTGAAGTATTGGGTTTAGCATAAGCATCTTATGTGTTTTTCGCCATGTACCATCGAGTACCAACACCTGAAAATCACCATTCAACTGGTTGATTTCTGAAACTTTACAAACTTTACCGGCCGGTAACTGTTTGTTTACGGGCATTCCTTGAAAAGAATTTTGCATGATTCCAGAATCGCTTAAATTAGAATCTAACACTGTCGTATCTAACACTTCATCCGTTTCTGGATAGAGTAATAAAGTCGTTTTTTGTGAAATCCATTGAGCCAAGCTATCTTTTGACATGACAGGCGTTTCCACAACTTGACCATGACTGACTGACAACACCGCATTAGTCACTAACTCGCCGACCCACAACTTGGCATTTTTTACTGATAAGGCGGCTAGCCTTGCTGTGCCTTTGCTCTGTTTTTGCTCACTTGGGTGCTGCAGAATGCCAATTTCCACCGCAGGTAAAATTGATACAATGCAGTCACAAATGCAAGCTTTCTGGGCTCGCATACACTTGGGACATTCTGTTCTTTTGCTAGAATTAATCATAGATATTTATTTGAATTAACGAATCAACCATTCGGTTAGTTTAAAAGCGATCGGAGCTCTTTTGAATACAGACTTACAAGTCAAACAACTGAATGAATTATCCCAAATGGAACAATTCCAGTTGAAACACTTTTGTAAACAACATAAACAGAGCCTGCCAAATCAACATGACCTTGGTGGCGTACTATTCCTAAACTCAAAACTGATTGGCTGGGTTCGCCTCATTATGATTCAACCAAATGAACACTATTGGCTTAGAGGCCTATTTATCGCACCTGATTACCGTCAACAAGGTTACGCTCATGGATTAATGCAGCAAATTCCAAATCTTTTGCAAACCGTATCAACCCAGAATATTTCAATTACTTTGTTTGCTCTGGCTCATTTAGAAGATTTTTATAAACGCTTAAATTACCGGCCGGTAGATTGTCAACAAATCCCTGAAACACTCAAAAAACATTGGGTTAAAGCGAAAAATGACGGTAAAAATTGGATTTTATTGCAAAAAAACCTAGTCTGAGAGCTTTGCTAATCAGGCTTTTTTACTTTCTTTTCTTAATGCACATCATCCTATTTCTGATGCGTCTTCCAGTGCGTTTTTGGATGATTTTTTATCCAATTCTTGTTCACTGACCAGATGTTCCGGTAACTCTTTTTTGGTTTTCCCCGCCAGCTCTTTGAGCATCTGAGCTTGTCGAACTAAATTACCCCGGCCGGTAGAGAGTTGTTTGAATGCATCGTTATATGCATTGTTCGCTTGAGTAATCTGCGTGCCAACCTTTTCAAAATTAGCCACAAACCCCACAAATTTGTCATGAACATCTGCAGCCCGTTGGATCAATTTTACGGTGTTTTCGCTCTGGCGCTCATATCGCCAAAGTTGTTCAATGGTTTTTAAAGTTGTAAACAACGTTGTTGGCGTCACCACTGCAACACGCTGATCAAAGGCATCTTCAAAAATATGGCTATTTTCTTCAATCGCCATTAAATAAGCAGCTTCAATTGGAACAAACATCAAAACAAAATCTGGAGCATTCAATTGATTCAGGTGTTCATAGCGCTTGGCCGCCAAAGTCGAAATATGGCTTTTTAGACTTTGTAAATGTGCTTTGGTGGCTTTCAAGCGTGCCTCATCCGAAGGTGCATTTAATGCACGTTCGTAATCGGTGAGTGAAACCTTCGAGTCAATAACGATATGCTTGTTATCAGGAAGATTCAAAATCACATCAGGACGCAGGCGCTTTCCTTCTTCAGAGGTAAAACTTTTCTCTCGATCAAACTCCTGCCCTTCACGTAAACCAGAGCGTTCAAGAAGCCTCTGTAAAATCAACTCCCCCCAATTACCTTGCATTTTGCTCTCACCTTTCAATGCCTGAGTCAGATTTTGAGTTTCAATCGACATTTGCGAATTCAATGTCTGCAACTGCTTGAGTTGTTCTTTCAGAGACGCGCGACCTTCTATATCCTCTTTATGAGTTGTTTCCAAGCGAGAACGAAACTGCTCAAGGGATTGGTTCATAGGTTTTAACAATGACTCAAGAGAATCTTTTGAATTCTGGGTAAATTGTTTTTGTTTTTCATCAAAAACTTGATTCGCAAGTAGCTTAAACTCTTGTGTTAACTGCTGTTTTGCATTTTCAAGCAAAGTGATTTTTTCCTGAGATTGCCTGCTTTCTTGCGTTAGGCGTTCTTGCAATTCTGCTGTTAACTGCTTTGTTTCAGTTAACTTTCTCTGAAGCTCATTTTTTTCTTGAGTAGATGCCAAAATGTCAGCTTCGTATTTCTTTAACTGAGCGTGAATTTCATCAAATTGGCCTTGCAATACATAAAATTCTTGAAGCTTTTCTGATTGTGAATTGACTAAAGTTTGAGTTTCATCAAAACGGGAAATTAAATGAGAATGCGTAATTTGCAAATTACTCAAACTGTCTAATTCTTGTTCAGCCTGAACCAGTTGTCTGCGACTTTGCTGTAATTTTTTCCATAAGTACAATACTGCGACCAAAAAAATACCAGCAAATGCTGGTATGAGTGTTTGAAAAATAATTTCCATAGATTAACTCTATTCTCCAGTAATAATTTGAACCTGTTTTAAGGTGTCTTCGGTAACCTTATCCTTGGTTTTCGGCAATGCTTTTTTCTTTTCTTGTTGTTCGATTTTGTAGTTCTCCACCATTTTCATCTGGCGAGGAAACAATGTTTGCCCAACAGGAACTGTTTGTGTTTTTCTTAAAATCTTTAGAACGGCTCCATTTGGCCCTGTTCTCGACTCATCAATAGAAATATATTTGGATTTAGTTTGATTGTATTGATCATTAATTCGAACTAAAGCGGAACCATCTGGCTTCTTAATCACCGCTGTGACCGATAACTTATAAGGCAATACAATCGGTTTTTTCTTAGCTTTTTTATCACCTGTTTTTTTCTTAATCGGTTCAATCGCTTCTTTTTGCTTTTCTGGTTTAGGGTTTAAATAATCAGCTCTCTGCGCATCAATTTTTTCACGCGTCGGCTTGTTCAGCAAAACCGTTTTGAGGTTTAATGGTGGTAAGGATTCATCATTTTTTTTCGCATCTTTTTTTGAATCTACTTTTTTCTGAGATTTCTCTTCAACAGCTGCTGAGTTATCTTGAGAAGAAGAGTCAGCCGCTAAACTCATAGCCGGCCAAACTCCAACTATCGACAAAATTAAGGCAAATTTTGTTATTCGTTTATTCATAACTTTCTCAAATACTTTATTTATGTTGCCGTCATATCGTAAGAATTCCAACAAGGTTATTTCTCAGATCCTTGACCAATAACAATATGCGTATGGAATGCAACAATCGTACAAACAGCACTGACATTGCCTTCGGTTAAATTAAAATTCGCTTGAACCTTGTGATCTTCATCCTTTAAGTTTAGCTCGCAGGATTCCAGCAAATAAATTGGCGACACTTTTGCATTCAACAACTCCATTAACCGCAATACATCTTCTTCATGTTGCATATTCATTGTGAACTTTATCCGGCTAAAATAGAAGAGTTTATTGGGCACTTTTAATTTTTGGAATAACCCGCTTGTCAAAGGTTTTTCCGGCATGAAGTTAAAGGTGAACTCCGGCATAACAAGTGTTTGTTTAAAACCAATTAGCTTGTCGGTCCAAAAAACACGATCTTGTTTTTTAACGAGACCTTTTGCAATTAATTCCTCATATTTCGCACCATACTGCTCATAAAGCTTGAGTTGTTTTTGTAGAAACTTAACCTGACTTTGTAATTCATTCAGCTTTTTAACTTTTGGAGCCTTTTGTATGGCAAGTTCTTTATTCATTTCTTCAAAACCATACCAAGCGCCACCAATGGCACCTCCAAGCAAAATAAAGAAGACAATCGACCAAAGAAAAAAACGTTTTAATAGAGGATCTTGAGTAATACTATTTAGATTCGCCATCTTTCATCCTCAAGGTAATGCTGAAAGCCAGTGCCGGTACTTTGCCTTCGTCCGTATTGATTGTCACCGCTTGATTTAGATTCCGGTTCAACGGTTCTTTTGTTAGCTGGACACTTTGAACACCTGAAACTTTTTCAAGATCGCTGACAAGGTTATCAACCCATTCAACGGGCTTTTTGTATGTACCATAGAAAGGAAATACCCATCCATTGAAACTGATTTCATGCGTTTTGCTATCAAAGCGCTCTTTATTGCTCCATTTAATGTCTGAAATTTGAATATTATTATGTTTGACTAACGTTTCACTTAACGACTGAATATCAAATCCAACCAAGCGACCCAGCTTTAGTTTCAAAATAGATTCGGAAAACTCAACTGATGATTTAATGGTTTGAGCATCATCTTTAAGTTGCACCAGAGATTCAAGGCGCTTTTTCTCAGTCTGATGGGCTGTGATTCTTTCATCAAGCATACCGAGCTCTTGCCACTTTAGATACGAATCAACACTATTAATTAACAGATAACCCACTAAACCCAATGCCAATAAGACATTGGTCGAAACAA
Proteins encoded in this window:
- a CDS encoding Hsp33 family molecular chaperone HslO: MANNSIQRFLFKDHGIRGQFVQLTDSWQSMTHERHYPDVISKLLGELSLVAIIMANGLKHKGRITLQIQGSGPVNLLVVEVMDNLLIKGVAKTSQTITDETTLSELLGNGQILATLENSQTNHHFQSYVSRDAETVAECFEIFFQQSEQLQTRVFLAANENSAGGLILQKMPETAETQVSSDDDAWNRIEHLTSTISDDELTSLGCEELLHRLYHEETVELFEAREIEYHCPQDSSKIDAMLKSLGEEEVRKILEEQGEIVIHNEMCNFHARYDKAAVDELFAGQESKNTNDSIQ
- the rmuC gene encoding DNA recombination protein RmuC, with amino-acid sequence MEIIFQTLIPAFAGIFLVAVLYLWKKLQQSRRQLVQAEQELDSLSNLQITHSHLISRFDETQTLVNSQSEKLQEFYVLQGQFDEIHAQLKKYEADILASTQEKNELQRKLTETKQLTAELQERLTQESRQSQEKITLLENAKQQLTQEFKLLANQVFDEKQKQFTQNSKDSLESLLKPMNQSLEQFRSRLETTHKEDIEGRASLKEQLKQLQTLNSQMSIETQNLTQALKGESKMQGNWGELILQRLLERSGLREGQEFDREKSFTSEEGKRLRPDVILNLPDNKHIVIDSKVSLTDYERALNAPSDEARLKATKAHLQSLKSHISTLAAKRYEHLNQLNAPDFVLMFVPIEAAYLMAIEENSHIFEDAFDQRVAVVTPTTLFTTLKTIEQLWRYERQSENTVKLIQRAADVHDKFVGFVANFEKVGTQITQANNAYNDAFKQLSTGRGNLVRQAQMLKELAGKTKKELPEHLVSEQELDKKSSKNALEDASEIG
- the epmB gene encoding EF-P beta-lysylation protein EpmB, with the protein product MRSNAKVSSISFDLLNSSQKKQAKQLHHLLAEIQLPELENDCHLSEFPLKVPKHFAKQIQLKNPTDPLLRQILPVNQELETNEHYKKDPVGDLDKNPLPSLIHKYYGRVLLIASPKCDIHCRYCFRRHFPYENQSNNRAWHQAIEYIQADDSIHEVILSGGDPMSLSENVLLKLSQKIESIQHVKTLRIHSRTPVVSPTDAAQKEWLEWAKTTALNIVLVVHCNHSNELSTQTHELFKRYQQAGLHLLNQTVLLRSINDSVDVLEKLSHALFAQSVMPYYLHQLDKVQGAAHFQVADQDALILHQALRERLPGYLVPKLVQEVAGEPFKTPLYELADENGI
- a CDS encoding tRNA-uridine aminocarboxypropyltransferase; the encoded protein is MINSSKRTECPKCMRAQKACICDCIVSILPAVEIGILQHPSEQKQSKGTARLAALSVKNAKLWVGELVTNAVLSVSHGQVVETPVMSKDSLAQWISQKTTLLLYPETDEVLDTTVLDSNLSDSGIMQNSFQGMPVNKQLPAGKVCKVSEINQLNGDFQVLVLDGTWRKTHKMLMLNPILQVLPRIAIFPTKASSYHIRKQKNNQSLATIEAIAELIQMLEPEASNAERLHTAFDKMQQFLLSLRAKSHSHQQVRKEES
- a CDS encoding TnsA endonuclease C-terminal domain-containing protein; the protein is MPVRRIPKSYRNVTGIYASSKSIDSAMFESTLERDFITLLEFDSHVLEFEVQPVKIEWTDQNGKHRRYFPDVIFKRKTKQQGWKFKIMTEVEVRTVLQKNAKFLQPFIRRGADREGDMNLLDNKLRELKSSTLAQLLSELVQSDWDKAALLPTLWYLVGTRQMICDLESSPLNMNTPILRFGYG
- a CDS encoding GNAT family N-acetyltransferase; this encodes MNTDLQVKQLNELSQMEQFQLKHFCKQHKQSLPNQHDLGGVLFLNSKLIGWVRLIMIQPNEHYWLRGLFIAPDYRQQGYAHGLMQQIPNLLQTVSTQNISITLFALAHLEDFYKRLNYRPVDCQQIPETLKKHWVKAKNDGKNWILLQKNLV
- the efp gene encoding elongation factor P, which codes for MATVSTNEFKNGLKFLMDGQPCTITDNTIVQPGKGQAFNRVKYRNLITGRVLEKTFKSGEKVEAADVMDTELQYLYNDGEFWHFMDAESFEQYQASEAAVADISKFLVEQDMCVVTLWNGDPISVTPPKQVTLEVVDTDPGLKGDTAGTGGKPATLSTGAVVQVPLFVQIGEMVIVNTEKGEYVSRAK
- the epmA gene encoding EF-P lysine aminoacylase EpmA, whose product is MLMTKFERLKKRSQFLHDLRAFFYERAVIEVDTPILSQAATPDLHLRSLRTTLQIPGEGLKDYYLHTSPEYPMKRLLCDGVEDCFYLGKVFRDSDLSPRHQIEFSMLEWYRLGFDLQQLIDEVVALIQARLSGSETLCDDVEQLTYRETFTKYAQIDDIFSATAANCREVLLIHKVPEIVGVELDDKVLWEQLVLTEVIEPQLGKSGICVINDFPARDAALARVSTDNPQCAQRFEVFVKGMELANGYYELADANEYRQRFEASLAMRKEQGLPPVVLDENLLADLEQKGLPDCSGVALGVDRLFALQQGLEDISEGIAFGIKDA